The nucleotide sequence AAGATCCTGAAGATCTAGCTGGATAACAACTACAGATCCCTTGTGAAAATCTTCTGAGAAACCTAAATATAAACTTCCCTAACTATGATTCTCAGGGGGTTGGATAAGCGGGGTGTCACAACATAGAAAGGCTCAGATACCTATATGTGTAACAATCGATCAGGTTATAGGGCTCGTCGAGATCCTCTATAGCCTAGGCGGCGTTGCAGACACATCTAAGATAAGCGAGATAGTAGATGTAGACGCAGGCCTCCTACCAAATGTGATCGATGTAGCAGAGGCCCTAGGCCTTGTCAAGCTCAGCAGAGGAGATCTAGAGATCACAAGCCTGGGTAGAGATATCGCTAGAGCCGACTCCAGAAGCCTCAAGAAAATGTTGAGAGAGCTAGCTATAAAGCTAGAGCCCATTTCCACAATATATAAAGAAATAAGTGAAAAGGGATATATGAATAAAGGGGAACTCGAAAAAATCCTTGAGACCTTTTATGGACCAGAAAAAAGCAAGGCCTTCGAGTGTATAATAAACTGGGGCATTTACCTAGGACTCTTTAGATGGAGCTCTGACACACAGATCCTCACACGTATAAGAAAACATACAAAGTGATATCTGCATCTAGGAGCAGTAATTACAAACGACCATAGAAGAAAAAAGCCGAAAATAATGATCATGAGCCCCTCCTCATCCCCTCTAGGTCTGTATGTTGTTAGG is from Sulfolobales archaeon and encodes:
- a CDS encoding AAA-associated domain-containing protein, translated to MSQHRKAQIPICVTIDQVIGLVEILYSLGGVADTSKISEIVDVDAGLLPNVIDVAEALGLVKLSRGDLEITSLGRDIARADSRSLKKMLRELAIKLEPISTIYKEISEKGYMNKGELEKILETFYGPEKSKAFECIINWGIYLGLFRWSSDTQILTRIRKHTK